The sequence below is a genomic window from Photobacterium atrarenae.
CGGCTTTTGATTGGTTGTGTCTCACTTGTGTTGTCCGAGCCGTATGGCCCCGGGCACAGGAGATCAGTCCGTCACTTTCCACTGGATGTTTTCACCGGCGCGGATTGGCACCACGACATCATCGCCGAAGCGCATGGTTTCCGGCACTGCCCAGCTCTCTTTTTGCAGGGTAATGGTGTCGGTATTGCGCGGCAGACCGTAGAAATCCGGGCCGTTGAAGCTGGCGAAGGCTTCCAGGTGCTCGAGTGCCCCGGCTTGCTCAAAGACTTCAGCGTACAGCTCAATCGCCGCGTGGGCGGTGTAGGAGCCGGCGCAGCCGCAGGCCGATTCTTTACGACCGCGGGCGTGCGGCGCGGAATCGGTCCCGAGGAAAAATTTCGGGCTGCCACTGGTTGCCGCTTCGACCAGTGCCTGCTGGTGGATATTGCGCTTGAGGATCGGCAGGCAGTAGAAGTGCGGGCGGATCCCACCGGCCAGCATGTGGTTGCGGTTGAACATCAGGTGATGGGCGGTAATGGTTGCCGCGACGTTCGGGCCGGCCTGCCGGACGAATTCAACCGCTTCTTTGGTGGTGATGTGCTCGACCACAATCTTCAGGTTCGGCATCTTGTCGACAATCGGTGCCAGTACGGTGTCGAGGAAAGTCTTTTCGCGATCAAAGATGTCGACCTCATGGGTCGTCACTTCGCCGTGGATCAGCAAGGGCATGCCGATTTCGGCCATGGTTTCCAGAGTCGGGATCAGTTTGTCGATGTCAGTGACGCCGGAGTCGGAGTTGGTGGTTGCGCCGGCCGGGTAGAGTTTGGCGGCGTAGATATGGCCGGTGGCTTTGGCTTTGCGAACTTCTTCGGGGGAGGTGTTGTCAGTGAGGTAAAGGGTCATCAGCGGGGAGAAATTGCCTTGGGGCTTTTCGGCAAGAATGCGATCACGGTAGGCCAGAGCTGCATCGGTATCGGTGACCGGCGGGATCAGGTTCGGCATAATAATGGCTCGCCCCATATACCGGCTGATGTCACGGACGGTATCTTGCAACACCTCGCCATCTCGTAAATGCGTGTGCCAGTCGTCTGGGCGGGTAATGGTCATGGTCGTCATCATTGCTTCCCTCGCAAAAAATTTGCCCGATTCTAATGGCAACACCGGGGTATGTAAAGGCGATTCTTATCGTGACTGAACAAACTGATTTGCGATGACGTAATCGTTTGCAGGTTTGCGACACACGAGATGGGTTGTTGCGGATAAAAGTCGCCCCGGCGCAGCGCGGCCGGGGCGGGGGTCAGAGCTTGAACCGGGTGACCAGATCTTGTTGTTGGTGGGCCAGGATATCGAGCTTACTGCTGGTGGTCGACACCTCGGCCATCGCGTCGTAGTTGGCATCGGCAATATGGCTGATCTCTTCCAGGTTGCGGGCAATGGCAGTGGTGGTGGTACGTTGTTCTTCGGCCGCCTGGGCGATCTGGGTGCTCATTTGGCTGATCTCAAGGATCGTGGCTTGAATCTCCTCCATCGCACTGTTGGCGTCGGACGCCTGGCCGATACTGTTCTCCATTTCGCCGACACAACTTTGCATCACGGATACAGCCTGGCCCGAGCGCGATTGCAGGCTCTGGATCATGGTTTCGATCTCGGTGGTCGAGTCGGTGGTGCGCTTGGCCAGGACCCGGACTTCATCGGCAACGACGGCAAAGCCGCGGCCCTGATCGCCGGCGCGGGCGGCTTCAATGGCGGCATTGAGGGCCAGCAGGTTGGTCTGATCGGCAATGTTGCGGATCACATCCAGAATGGAGCCGATATTGCTGCTCATCTCCTGGAGTTTGATGACGGCGGACACCGACTCATCCAGTCGCTCGGCCAGCTGGTGCGCAGTATTGATATTGCTGCTCATCACTTCGCGTCCGGTATTGGCGGCATGCTCGACCTCATGTACCCGCGCCATGGTGCGCTGGGCACTTTGCGAGACATCGGTCACCGAATGTTCCATCTCGGTCATTGCTGTGGAGACGGAAGCGGTTTGCTGGCGTTGCTCATCAAGTCGGTGACGGGCTTCGGTGGTGGTGCCCTGGTTTTGCTCGGCCACCACGGCCAGATCCGAAGAGGCCTGGCTGAGCTTGCCCAGGATTTCCTGCAGGTTGTCGGCCAGGGTATTGATATGGCGGCTCAGCCGGTTGAACTCGACAAACCGGGTGGGGTCGCTGCGCTGAGTCATGTCGCCGTTGGTCAGCGCTTCGAGGGTGCGCAGGGTTGACTCCAGCGGGCGGCGGACACTCTGGGCCAGATACCAGCCGATAAAGAGGGCAAACAGGGTGGCCCCGACGCCGATGCCGATGGCATTGCGCAGCCCCTGAGCAAAGGTTTCATCGGCTTGGGCAATGGCACGGTTCATCTCATTGTTCGCTTCAGTGCGGAAGCTGTCGAGCAGTTGGGTTGCTTGATCAATCTCCGCTGCCAGGGTGGCAATGTTGTCGTACAGGCGGTTGCGCGCATCGATGTAGCGATAGTGGACATCCAGCACGCCGCCCGGTTTGCCGATATCCAGGGTGTATTGGTTGATCGGCTGATCAAATTTGTCTTTCAGCTCCGGCAGCATGGCCGAGAGCGAACGGTACGCGTTGTTGAGGTGGGTGACATAGCGTTTATTGTCTTTCACCGCTTTTTCAATGACCGTGATGTCATCGGTTGCCAGCGCATCGGAGGTGATGGTTTCAGTCTGGCGTAGTTTAATGAAATAGTTCTTGGCGATCATTTTGACTGAAATACTGTTCTGATCGGCGACGAACTCCTTCATTTTACTGCTCAGTTCATCATGGAGCTGTTGAAACCGGCGGGCTGACTGCAGTCGGGCTGCTTCGGCATCGAGCTGGCTGCGATAGTTCGCCATGGCTGTATGGGCCTCGGAGAAATACCGTTCCTCCAGCGCGAGCAGGGCATTGACCTGGCCGCTCAGGGCGGTGTTACCGTGGGCTGCTTCAACCAACTGCGCGAGGGCGGCACTAAAGGCTTGGTGCGCTTGGGTAAAGTTTGCCTCGGTGGTCTGCATCCGTTGCGGGTTTTGGCTGGTGAGAAAATCTTTGAAGATCTTATCTGCGGCCAGCAGGCGGACACTGGTTTGGTTGGCGGTTGAGACCAGCGGTAGGGCTTCGGTGGTTACCGTGGCAAGCTGGTGGTGGATCCGGTTGGTGCCGTCAAGCATCAAAGCAATCGTCGCGGCAAACAGCACGACCATGACTGCAAACCCGGAGTACATACGTCGTATGACAGAGGTTTGATTTCTTGTCTTCATAATATCCCTAACATTGCAAACATGGGCGACAGCAACGCCACATCAAATACAGTAATACGAAGCTGTAATTATGTTATTGACCTTCGTATAAACTGTGATGTCGAAATTTCAACTAGCAAAAAAAGTTCGCTGAATTGGACAAAATCGACCCACAATCACGCAGACATCATGTCTCGGGGAAGCGTGACAGATCCTTGATATTAGTCGAATTGATGGACTACATACTTTGACGGCTGCATCAAAAAATAACCATGTTGCTGCGAGACAGGCTGGAAATCTTGTTTAAAACGGTGTTCAATATTGCTCTCTGGTTTGGAGTCAAGCATACTCCTGTCAACATACTGATATGTAAATGGAGCATGAAATGGCAGAAGAAACCATCTTCAGCAAAATCATTCGTAAGGAAATTCCGGCTGATATTTTATACCAGGATGATATGGTCACCGCGTTTCGCGATATTAACCCCCGCGCGCCGAGCCACATCCTGATTATTCCGAACAAGCTGATCCCGACGGTGAATGATGTTGAAGCCGATGACGAGATGATGCTGGGACGCCTGTTTACGGTTGCCCGCAAACTGGCGGAGCAGGAAGGGGTGTCGGAAGACGGTTATCGCCTGATCATGAACTGTAATCCGCATGGCGGCCAGGAAGTGTACCATATTCATATGCACTTGCTGGGCGGCCGACCACTGGGACCAATGCTGGTCGGCTAACGCTTTCATGATCCTGCCGGGCGCTGCTGGGACATTGATGGCTTGGCAACCGCTCAGCTAATGTGAACAGTCTGGGTCACGGTTGATTCTGACCGGGGAGGAATAACGTCCCGGTGTTGAGCTGCCGGTGACTCAGATTTTTTAGAGCGCTGATGATTAAAAGAACCATACAACGAGCGGCGATTGCGGTGTCGGTCCTGGCCCTGACGGCCTGTGCCAACTTATCGCCTCAGAATTTATTCAGCCACTATAGTGCGGCCAATACCGAGGCCCGGGATGCCTTAGCGCGGGGGCAGTACCAAAGCGCCCTGGAGAGCCTGCCGGATGCCCCGGCCGGTGTACTGCTTGATGGGATGGAGCGGGGCCGGATCGAGTATCTGGCCGGGCAGTACTCGAAAAGCTATGCCGCGCTGAACCGGGCGGATGAAGCGGTAAAGGACCAGCAACGTGCGGCGCGGATCCAGGTCTCTGAGGGGCTGAACCAGGCTGGCTCGCTGCTAACCAATGATAACCTGATTACATATCAGCCGGCAGACTATGAGCTTGGCTTTTTGCATCTGTACCTGGCCCTGAATTATATCCAGCAGCGCGATCTGTCGGGGGCTCTGGTCGAAGTCAGGCGGGCTAATCAGGTTCAGGAGGCGGCGCGTAAGCAACGTGAAGCAAGCCTGAATCAGGCGGCGCAGGAAGTCGATCGCCAGGGGCTCGGTCGTAATCTGGGCGCGGTGCTGGCCCGTTACCCGGGTGCCGGCGATCAGCTGTCTGCCGTGCAGAACGGATATTTATTTTATCTGTCAGGGGTCTTGTATGAAGCGGACGGCGATCTCAACAGTGCCTATATCGATTACAAAAGAGCACTGGCCGTGGCGCCGGGAAATATGTATGTTGCCAACACGGTGCTCCGGTTGGCGACCCGCTTGCAGATGAAGGCTGATTTGGCGCCGCTTAAAGCCAGATACGGTCGCTATACGCCACCGGCACCGGGCACCGGTCGGGTGGTGATTCTCGATGAACAAGGGGTCGTGCAGGCGCGGGAAGGCTGGCACTTGCCCTTGTGGCTGGCTGACCGTCACGGTAACAGCGTGATTTATAACCTGGCGCTGCCGTATTACCCCCAAGCGCCGGGGCCGGCATTGGGGCCCCTGTTGCTCAATCAGCAGCCGGTGATTGGCAGTGAGCTGGCAGATGTCAATGCGATGGCGCACCAGAGCCTGAATGAACATCTGCCGGTGCTGGTGGCCCGCCAGGCGCTGCGGGTAGTGGCCAAAAATGAGTTCAGAAAAGCGGCAGCCAGCAACGGCAATGATGTCGGTAATTTGCTGGCCAATATTTTTAATACCTTGACCGAGCAGCCGGATACCCGGAGCTGGCAGTCGTTGCCTGCGGCAGTGGATTTATATCTCACTGACTTGCCGGCAGGCATGCATCAGTTGAACCGCAACGGCGAGTCGCTCGAGGTGAAGGTCGTTCCCGGCCGAACCACCCTGGTTTGGGTGTCCCGACAGGGGCCGCATACCCGGTGGTGGTCGGTATTGCTTGGAGAGAATTAACCATGAAATATCTGTCTGTGTTGTTGTTCGCCTTGGCGCTGGCCGGCTGCACGTCGGCGACGTCGGGGATCAGTATCGAAAGCAGCAATCAAAATGTGGTGATTGGCAATGTGTCGCTGGCGCGACTGGTCGATATCGAGAAAGCCATGACCGGGGATGCCAACGGGCTGATGAAGGCAGCCGTGCCGATCACCAGTAAGGCCCATTCCGATCTCAAGTTGCAATACCGTTTTTACTGGTACGACGCGCAGGGGCTGGAGGTGAGCGGCAGTGACAGCCCGTGGCGTCAGTTTGTCCTGCACGGCCAGGACACGGTGACTTTGCAGGGGATTGCCCGCAGACCGGAAGCGAAACAGTACCGCATTTATATCCGCGAAGCGGACGATTAATTTCGCCAGGAATGATGTCTGGCATGCATGACAGCATAAAGAAGAAGGTAAACAGAGCATGAAAAAAAGCGTGATTGCATTACTGGGGGTTGCGGCCCTGATGGGCGGCTGTGCGCAGAAAGTCAGTTACGGTGATGCCCAGGAGGCAGAAACCACCACGATCGAATTCGGCTCGACTGATTTGCAGAAAATCGCCGAAGAGATGACCGACAGCATGCTGGGCTCCGGTTCGGTTGCCTACATCACCGGGAACGGCAAGCGGCCAATCATCATGGTCGACAGTATCAAGAACAAGACCAGCGAGCACATTGATACTGAGTCGATCACCGATTCGGTCAGCACCCGCCTGCTGAACTCCGGCAAGTTCCGCTTTGTCGATATGGCGCGGGTCGAGGATGTTCGCAAACAGCTGAACTTCCAGAACAACGATGAGCTGGTTAACCAGAGCACGGCGATCCAGTTTGGCAAGATGGTCGGTGCCGAGTACATGCTGTATGGCAACCTGGCCAGTATTATGAAACAGGCCGGCAGCGATAAAGACGTCTATTACAAAATGACTATGCGCCTGATGGACTTGGAAACCGGCCTGATCGAGTGGGCGGATGAAACCGAAATTCGCAAACAGGAAGCCAAGCGTCTGCTGGGCTGGTAATGCCTGCTCGGGACTCAATGGCAGTGGGCACTGAGGATAAGATGAGCTTTGACCCTGAAGTGCTGGGCGCTGCACTGCCGGATTATACATTGTTGTCAGCCCGGCCGCTGAGCGGCGGGCTGAGTAACCGTTGCTGGCAGCTGACGATGCGCCATCGCTGCACCGGGATGTCAATTGAAGCCGTCTGGCGGCCGGAGAGTGCTGCGAGCCGGGCTTTCGGTTTATCCCGCGAGCATGAGCACCGTATTTTATCGCAGCTGGCGCCGAGCGGTTTGGCCCCGGCTAGCTTAAGGTGCTTCTCGCCAGCTTCGGCGCAACAAGCTCCGGAGAGGAAAGCGTTCCAGCAATCATTACGTCAAAATGCGCCGCTATCTGGTTTGCTGGTGGCCTGGGTACCCGGACGGGAGGCAGATGCTACATTCTCCGATACGGCCCTGATGCAACTCCTGGCCCGTATTCACCACCAGCCTGCGCCGCAATGGCGGTTGGATGTTCGGGCCAAAGCCGAGCATTACTGGCAGTATATCCACCCGCAGGATAAATCCCCGGCGCTGCAACAACTGTATCACCGGTTTCAGGCGACGGCTCCACAGGCCTGGTTTTCCGACACCTGTTGCCATCATGATTTAGGGCGTTACAACATTATACTCCGGCCTGATGGCGGCGAAACCGTGATCGACTGGGAGTACGCCAGTGCCGGGGATCCGTCGCTGGATCTGGCCCTGACCCTCAACGCCAATGGTATCGATGATACGCGGCAGCGTGCCGGGGCGATCCGTGGCTACTGTCGTGCCCGAGGAGAGCAAAATGTCGCGCGCTGGCAGCAGGCTGTTTCCGCCTGGCAGCCCTGGTGTGACTACCTGGCAATGCTGTGGTTTTACGTCGGTGCCAATCTGTGGCAAACCCCATCGTACCGTACGACTGCAGAGCCGTTGCTGGCGAAGCTGAGCACGAAAAAACAGCCAGATCCCCAAAACTGATTGAACGAAGCACTCCATTAAGTCGTATAGTGTTTATGGCAGTCTCTGACGATGGAGGATCAATGTCCAGACACCTGGCTCGTTACGGCGTGGTTGTGATCGCGCTGGTTGTGCTGTGTAGCTGCGCGGTCCGCCTTGGCTACAACACCCTGAATTTCTGGATCCCTTATTACCTGTCCGATTATGTCACCTTGACCAGCAGCCAGAAGCAGGTGTTCGGCACGGCGCTTGATCAGGCCCTGGCGAATCACCGTCGCCAGGAGCTGCCGAAGATCCACCGCCAGCTCATGGCCTTGCAAACCTCCCTGATAGAGCCGTTGAGCTATGGTGGGGTGCGTTACTACCATGATGTCTTTACCAGATTGGGGCAGGATTCAGCAGCGATGCTGGCCGGGCCGCTGGCTGCGGTGGTGAAAACTTTCTCATCGCAGCAAGCCGGGGAAATGAGCCGTAAGTTTGAAGCCCGGCTGAATGAAATCCTGACCGAGCGCGATCCCCTGAGTGCGGCAGAAAAACAGCGAAAACGGGCTGCACGGCTGGCGGATCGCGCTGAAGACTGGATCGGTCGGTTGTCACCGGAACAACGTAAGTTGTTGGAGGAGCTGGCTGGTTATCAGGTAGAAATGGAGCCGGTGTTTGTCAGTGTCTGGCAGGACTTCCTCCGCAACTGGTCACAACTGCTGGCGACACGCGCGCAGCCGAACTTGGAAGGCAGGATGCGAGCGTTGCTGCAAGATCTGGTCGCCTTTCGTTATCCGGCAAAACAGGCCGAGCTGGATTTCTACCTCAACCGCCGTTTCGAGCTGCTCAGTCGCTTACACCACACGATGACCGAGCGACAACAGCGGCACCTGGATGAAAAGTTAACTAGTCTTCGCAAGGATGTGGCGGTTTTGATCAATGAATCATAAAAACTGACCGTTATTGTTAACAATTCCCACGTTTTCCCCCCACAAAACATGCTAGATTGATGTGCGTGTAGAGAAGAGGGAATACAAGCGAGGGTGGTATGATTATTTATTTGCACGGCTTTGATGCAAGCAGCCCGGGCAATCACGAGAAGGTTTTGCAGCTGCAGTTTATTGATCCGGATGTTCGCTTTGTCAATTACAGCACGCTGCATCCAAAACATGATATGCAGCATTTGCTGCGTGAAGTTCACAAGTTGAAAGAGGAGTCCAGCGACCCTGAACCGCTGATCTGCGGGGTGGGGTTGGGTGGCTATTGGTCAGAGCGGATTGGTTTCCTGTGCGGGGTGAAGCAGGTGATTTTTAACCCGAACCTGAACCCGGCACAGACCATGGAGGGAAAAATTGACCGACCCGAAGAATATGCCGACATTGCGACAAAATGTGTTACAGATTTTCGGAAAAAAAATGCCGGGAACTGCCTCTGTATCCTTTCAACCAATGATGAAGTATTAGATAATCACGCAACAGAACAGCTGCTGGGCGCATATTACGATATCATTTGGGACGAAACGCAATCCCATAAATTTAAAAAGATTTCCCAGCATTTACAAACAATAAAAACGTTTAAGTCAGCACCACAATAACGAAGAAGAAGGTGACCTCCTACCCCAGGGCCTGTTGATGTTTCCTCCATGTAATGTCTTTTCGAAACATCAACACGGCTAACAGACGGTGTCAGCCTGTCTGCACCAATACCAAATTGAACAGTGAACTTTGATGGGCCCGATAATCAGAGCACTGCTCAGTTTGGTATTTCACTATCAGCCAGCGCGCGCTCAGCGCAGGCGGTTGAATGGGTGAGTAAAATTCATACAAAATAAGAGGAAGTTATTGTGACTCGAATTATCGTCGTCGGTGGCGGTGCGGGTGGCCTTGAGCTGGCCACTAAGCTTGGCCGAACCTTGGGACGCAAGCGCCGCGCACAGATCACCCTGGTCGATCGAAAAGCCAGCCATCTATGGAAACCCCTGTTACACGAAGTGGCGACCGGCTCAATGGATG
It includes:
- a CDS encoding methyl-accepting chemotaxis protein — its product is MKTRNQTSVIRRMYSGFAVMVVLFAATIALMLDGTNRIHHQLATVTTEALPLVSTANQTSVRLLAADKIFKDFLTSQNPQRMQTTEANFTQAHQAFSAALAQLVEAAHGNTALSGQVNALLALEERYFSEAHTAMANYRSQLDAEAARLQSARRFQQLHDELSSKMKEFVADQNSISVKMIAKNYFIKLRQTETITSDALATDDITVIEKAVKDNKRYVTHLNNAYRSLSAMLPELKDKFDQPINQYTLDIGKPGGVLDVHYRYIDARNRLYDNIATLAAEIDQATQLLDSFRTEANNEMNRAIAQADETFAQGLRNAIGIGVGATLFALFIGWYLAQSVRRPLESTLRTLEALTNGDMTQRSDPTRFVEFNRLSRHINTLADNLQEILGKLSQASSDLAVVAEQNQGTTTEARHRLDEQRQQTASVSTAMTEMEHSVTDVSQSAQRTMARVHEVEHAANTGREVMSSNINTAHQLAERLDESVSAVIKLQEMSSNIGSILDVIRNIADQTNLLALNAAIEAARAGDQGRGFAVVADEVRVLAKRTTDSTTEIETMIQSLQSRSGQAVSVMQSCVGEMENSIGQASDANSAMEEIQATILEISQMSTQIAQAAEEQRTTTTAIARNLEEISHIADANYDAMAEVSTTSSKLDILAHQQQDLVTRFKL
- the hinT gene encoding purine nucleoside phosphoramidase, whose product is MAEETIFSKIIRKEIPADILYQDDMVTAFRDINPRAPSHILIIPNKLIPTVNDVEADDEMMLGRLFTVARKLAEQEGVSEDGYRLIMNCNPHGGQEVYHIHMHLLGGRPLGPMLVG
- a CDS encoding YcfL family protein; this encodes MKYLSVLLFALALAGCTSATSGISIESSNQNVVIGNVSLARLVDIEKAMTGDANGLMKAAVPITSKAHSDLKLQYRFYWYDAQGLEVSGSDSPWRQFVLHGQDTVTLQGIARRPEAKQYRIYIREADD
- a CDS encoding DUF6279 family lipoprotein; amino-acid sequence: MSRHLARYGVVVIALVVLCSCAVRLGYNTLNFWIPYYLSDYVTLTSSQKQVFGTALDQALANHRRQELPKIHRQLMALQTSLIEPLSYGGVRYYHDVFTRLGQDSAAMLAGPLAAVVKTFSSQQAGEMSRKFEARLNEILTERDPLSAAEKQRKRAARLADRAEDWIGRLSPEQRKLLEELAGYQVEMEPVFVSVWQDFLRNWSQLLATRAQPNLEGRMRALLQDLVAFRYPAKQAELDFYLNRRFELLSRLHHTMTERQQRHLDEKLTSLRKDVAVLINES
- a CDS encoding phosphotransferase, with translation MSFDPEVLGAALPDYTLLSARPLSGGLSNRCWQLTMRHRCTGMSIEAVWRPESAASRAFGLSREHEHRILSQLAPSGLAPASLRCFSPASAQQAPERKAFQQSLRQNAPLSGLLVAWVPGREADATFSDTALMQLLARIHHQPAPQWRLDVRAKAEHYWQYIHPQDKSPALQQLYHRFQATAPQAWFSDTCCHHDLGRYNIILRPDGGETVIDWEYASAGDPSLDLALTLNANGIDDTRQRAGAIRGYCRARGEQNVARWQQAVSAWQPWCDYLAMLWFYVGANLWQTPSYRTTAEPLLAKLSTKKQPDPQN
- the pyrC gene encoding dihydroorotase, whose translation is MTTMTITRPDDWHTHLRDGEVLQDTVRDISRYMGRAIIMPNLIPPVTDTDAALAYRDRILAEKPQGNFSPLMTLYLTDNTSPEEVRKAKATGHIYAAKLYPAGATTNSDSGVTDIDKLIPTLETMAEIGMPLLIHGEVTTHEVDIFDREKTFLDTVLAPIVDKMPNLKIVVEHITTKEAVEFVRQAGPNVAATITAHHLMFNRNHMLAGGIRPHFYCLPILKRNIHQQALVEAATSGSPKFFLGTDSAPHARGRKESACGCAGSYTAHAAIELYAEVFEQAGALEHLEAFASFNGPDFYGLPRNTDTITLQKESWAVPETMRFGDDVVVPIRAGENIQWKVTD
- the lpoB gene encoding penicillin-binding protein activator LpoB — protein: MKKSVIALLGVAALMGGCAQKVSYGDAQEAETTTIEFGSTDLQKIAEEMTDSMLGSGSVAYITGNGKRPIIMVDSIKNKTSEHIDTESITDSVSTRLLNSGKFRFVDMARVEDVRKQLNFQNNDELVNQSTAIQFGKMVGAEYMLYGNLASIMKQAGSDKDVYYKMTMRLMDLETGLIEWADETEIRKQEAKRLLGW
- the ycfP gene encoding alpha/beta hydrolase YcfP; this encodes MIIYLHGFDASSPGNHEKVLQLQFIDPDVRFVNYSTLHPKHDMQHLLREVHKLKEESSDPEPLICGVGLGGYWSERIGFLCGVKQVIFNPNLNPAQTMEGKIDRPEEYADIATKCVTDFRKKNAGNCLCILSTNDEVLDNHATEQLLGAYYDIIWDETQSHKFKKISQHLQTIKTFKSAPQ
- a CDS encoding COG3014 family protein, giving the protein MIKRTIQRAAIAVSVLALTACANLSPQNLFSHYSAANTEARDALARGQYQSALESLPDAPAGVLLDGMERGRIEYLAGQYSKSYAALNRADEAVKDQQRAARIQVSEGLNQAGSLLTNDNLITYQPADYELGFLHLYLALNYIQQRDLSGALVEVRRANQVQEAARKQREASLNQAAQEVDRQGLGRNLGAVLARYPGAGDQLSAVQNGYLFYLSGVLYEADGDLNSAYIDYKRALAVAPGNMYVANTVLRLATRLQMKADLAPLKARYGRYTPPAPGTGRVVILDEQGVVQAREGWHLPLWLADRHGNSVIYNLALPYYPQAPGPALGPLLLNQQPVIGSELADVNAMAHQSLNEHLPVLVARQALRVVAKNEFRKAAASNGNDVGNLLANIFNTLTEQPDTRSWQSLPAAVDLYLTDLPAGMHQLNRNGESLEVKVVPGRTTLVWVSRQGPHTRWWSVLLGEN